Proteins co-encoded in one Astatotilapia calliptera chromosome 18, fAstCal1.2, whole genome shotgun sequence genomic window:
- the LOC113010034 gene encoding serine/threonine-protein kinase pim-1-like isoform X2 has protein sequence MPGSHGDCKSRTAKRKASPEKKTPIKRRRVAEQAGPSTSSDVVKGVKCKVVQDEEGTTKKAKKAKLLHHMSGDKEQASSLLDSGKDLNNKQVCATHGKRKATGDNREPPKKKERNVDQDKKSVADQKREFQARYVEEHQLGEGGCGAVFAGYRIEDRFPVAIKHIPKNKVYCKVADESGKKLSVEVAIMVKLAGEAEGSVGISAPVSLLEWFDLGKELILVLERPVPAVDLQKYKAEHGRTLTEDKAKVILKQLVDAVKELEDKHIFHRDIKGPNILIETGSDVPRVRIIDFGLSCFVKQRSLYRVFYGTPLHIPPEWYIRSCYRCGPTTVWQMGVVLYEALHAQYFSTARFLTKQLSIKKRLSTECRDFLDACLALVPEKRPTLEELQLHPWLR, from the exons ATGCCAGGCAGTCATGGAG ATTGTAAGAGCAGGACTGCTAAAAGAAAGGCCAGTCCTGAAAAGAAGACCCCAATAAAAAGGAGGAGGGTCGCTGAGCAGGCTGGTCCTTCCACCAGCTCAGATGTGGTGAAAGGAGTGAAGTGCAAGGTTGTGCAAGATGAAGAGGGcacaacaaagaaagcaaagaaggcTAAACTTCTCCACCATATGAGCGGTGACAAGGAGCAAGCATCCTCCTTGTTGGACTCTGGTAAAG ACTTGAACAACAAACAGGTGTGTGCAACACATGGCAAAAGAAAGGCCACGGGAGACAACAGAGAGCCacccaagaaaaaagaaaggaatgtGGACCAGGacaaaaaatcagtggcagaCCAAAAAC GTGAATTCCAAGCCAGATATGTGGAGGAGCACCAGCTCGGAGAAGGAGGCTGCGGAGCAGTGTTTGCTGGCTACCGGATAGAAGATCGTTTTCCA GTTGCCATCAAACACATTCCCAAAAATAAAGTCTACTGCAAAGTGGCG GATGAAAGCGGGAAGAAGCTCTCAGTGGAAGTGGCCATTATGGTTAAACTTGCAGGTGAAGCAGAAGGGTCAGTGGGAATATCTGCACCTGTGTCCTTGCTGGAGTGGTTCGACCTTGGCAAAGAGCTGATCCTGGTGCTGGAGAGACCTGTCCCCGCTGTGGACCTGCAAAAATACAAAGCAGAACATGGAAGAACTTTGACAGAGGACAAGGCCAAG GTCATTCTGAAGCAACTAGTTGATGCTGTAAAGGAACTTGAGGATAAACACATCTTTCATCGGGACATCAAGGGACCAAACATTCTGATTGAGACCGGCTCAGATGTGCCTCGAGTTCGCATCATTGACTTTGGACTGAGCTGCTTTGTTAAGCAGCGATCTCTGTATCGCGTCTTCTATG gCACTCCTCTTCACATCCCTCCCGAGTGGTACATTAGGAGCTGCTACAGGTGTGGACCCACCACGGTGTGGCAAATGGGAGTGGTGTTGTATGAAGCGCTTCATGCACAATACTTTAGTACCGCGAGGTTCCTCACAAAGCAACTGAGCATCAAAAAGCGTCTGTCCACAG aaTGCCGGGATTTCTTGGACGCATGTTTAGCTTTAGTCCCGGAGAAGCGCCCAACACTGGAGGAGCTCCAGCTTCACCCCTGGCTaagataa
- the LOC113010034 gene encoding serine/threonine-protein kinase pim-1-like isoform X1 translates to MKKETRKVTTEADKKDPGDQDCKSRTAKRKASPEKKTPIKRRRVAEQAGPSTSSDVVKGVKCKVVQDEEGTTKKAKKAKLLHHMSGDKEQASSLLDSGKDLNNKQVCATHGKRKATGDNREPPKKKERNVDQDKKSVADQKREFQARYVEEHQLGEGGCGAVFAGYRIEDRFPVAIKHIPKNKVYCKVADESGKKLSVEVAIMVKLAGEAEGSVGISAPVSLLEWFDLGKELILVLERPVPAVDLQKYKAEHGRTLTEDKAKVILKQLVDAVKELEDKHIFHRDIKGPNILIETGSDVPRVRIIDFGLSCFVKQRSLYRVFYGTPLHIPPEWYIRSCYRCGPTTVWQMGVVLYEALHAQYFSTARFLTKQLSIKKRLSTECRDFLDACLALVPEKRPTLEELQLHPWLR, encoded by the exons atgaaaaaggaaacaagaaaagTTACGACTGAGGCAGATAAGAAAGATCCAGGAGATCaag ATTGTAAGAGCAGGACTGCTAAAAGAAAGGCCAGTCCTGAAAAGAAGACCCCAATAAAAAGGAGGAGGGTCGCTGAGCAGGCTGGTCCTTCCACCAGCTCAGATGTGGTGAAAGGAGTGAAGTGCAAGGTTGTGCAAGATGAAGAGGGcacaacaaagaaagcaaagaaggcTAAACTTCTCCACCATATGAGCGGTGACAAGGAGCAAGCATCCTCCTTGTTGGACTCTGGTAAAG ACTTGAACAACAAACAGGTGTGTGCAACACATGGCAAAAGAAAGGCCACGGGAGACAACAGAGAGCCacccaagaaaaaagaaaggaatgtGGACCAGGacaaaaaatcagtggcagaCCAAAAAC GTGAATTCCAAGCCAGATATGTGGAGGAGCACCAGCTCGGAGAAGGAGGCTGCGGAGCAGTGTTTGCTGGCTACCGGATAGAAGATCGTTTTCCA GTTGCCATCAAACACATTCCCAAAAATAAAGTCTACTGCAAAGTGGCG GATGAAAGCGGGAAGAAGCTCTCAGTGGAAGTGGCCATTATGGTTAAACTTGCAGGTGAAGCAGAAGGGTCAGTGGGAATATCTGCACCTGTGTCCTTGCTGGAGTGGTTCGACCTTGGCAAAGAGCTGATCCTGGTGCTGGAGAGACCTGTCCCCGCTGTGGACCTGCAAAAATACAAAGCAGAACATGGAAGAACTTTGACAGAGGACAAGGCCAAG GTCATTCTGAAGCAACTAGTTGATGCTGTAAAGGAACTTGAGGATAAACACATCTTTCATCGGGACATCAAGGGACCAAACATTCTGATTGAGACCGGCTCAGATGTGCCTCGAGTTCGCATCATTGACTTTGGACTGAGCTGCTTTGTTAAGCAGCGATCTCTGTATCGCGTCTTCTATG gCACTCCTCTTCACATCCCTCCCGAGTGGTACATTAGGAGCTGCTACAGGTGTGGACCCACCACGGTGTGGCAAATGGGAGTGGTGTTGTATGAAGCGCTTCATGCACAATACTTTAGTACCGCGAGGTTCCTCACAAAGCAACTGAGCATCAAAAAGCGTCTGTCCACAG aaTGCCGGGATTTCTTGGACGCATGTTTAGCTTTAGTCCCGGAGAAGCGCCCAACACTGGAGGAGCTCCAGCTTCACCCCTGGCTaagataa